The window AATAGTCTGCGGAATGCGCCCGGCGGGCGGCGGAGTTTTCCATACCTTCGCGGCGCTAAAACCCCGATTTTCAAAGCGGGGCCAAAAGCGCCGCTCCGTATGAGCCCTGCGAATACGCCGGGCTCATCGAGCGGGCTTATACTAGTGGAAGGCCGGCCGAAAATCAATCGGGCCTAGTGTCCCGTCTCAGAAATTCCAATCCCACAGTCTCCCCGGAGACGGGACACTTCCAGGGGGGAGACAAGCCCCCCTTCGGCGCTCCGCTGACCCCCTGAGGGGGCCTCGCCGCCTCCCTCATACTCCCCGGCGGTCGTGCGTCCAGCTCGCTTGGGACTTGGCCAATAGATTTTCGAGACGCACAACTCGCTTGACAGCGGCCCTCCGAAGCGATGAAATCGACTTCCCCCGCGGCGCGGGGCGCCGGCTCCGATGGGGGCCGGGACAGGAACAAAGGAGACTCGGCCATGACCAGGATCGGCATCGTCATCTGCGCCCGCTACCAAAGCTGCGGCGGCGGCAAATGCTTTCGGGCCCTGCGGGAGCGGGCCGGCGCGTTCGCCCGCTACCCAAAAGAGGAGACCGTCGAGATCGTCGGCTTTTCCAATTGCGGAGGCTGTCCCGGCGGAAACATCGAATCGGTGCCCGAGGAGATGAAAAAGAACGGCGCCCAGGCCATCCACCTGGCGACCGGCCTCATCGTCGGCTATCCGCCCTGCCCCCACTTGCGGCGGTTCAAGGAGTTCATCGAGGCTCGCTACGGCCTTCCGGTCGTCATCGGGACCCATCCCATTCCTCTGAAATACAAGCAGGTCCATGACCGGCTTCCGTTTTGGCAGGAGTCCGGCATGGCCGATCTGGCGGGGGATCTCCTGGCCGAAAGCCCGGAGGTCATGGAAGCTTACAACTAGACCGGAGGACTCGCCCGATTGGATTCGATCATCGGGGCCTGTATAATAGTCCGTCCGATTCGGGCTGGGAGACGATCCGGCATGAGCCCTTTCCTGAAAACGCTCGAGAACGAGGTCCAACTGATCTGCCTCGCGTTCCTGGCCCTCGTCTATATTTTACGGCTGGCATGGATCTTCCGTTTCCGTTCGGCTCGCGATCGCGGGCTGGCCGAGGGCAGCGGGTTCAGGGGCGCGGGCTACTCCCTAGGCAGCGTGGCGATGCCCTGGGCCATGGAGTCGATCCGGCGGCGCCCCTTCTTCTATATCCAGTTCGTCTTCTTTCATCTGGGTGTCGTCGCCGCGATCGCCGCCACTTTCATCATCCCCTACGCCCCCGGCCTGTTCGAAAAGCGGTTCATCGTTCGGGGCTTCCAGATCGTCATCGGCGCGGCCTTTGCCTCCGGCGTTCTGCGCCTCGTCCGGCGCTTGTCCAACCGCACCCTCCGCTCCATCAGCCGGCCCGACGACTATGCTTCGCTGGCCCTGATGATCGCCTTCTTTCTAGCCGGGACGCTGGCGATTCCCAATCATCCGGAGAAAGGGGAGGCGGCTCTGATCGCGTTCTTCGGCCTGACGGCGTTCTTTCTCGTCTACGTCCCGTTCTCGAAGATCTGCCACTACCTCTATTATCCGTTCACCCGCTATTTCCTGGGCTTGACCTTGGGCCGCCGCGGCGTCTGGCCGCCGGCCCGCGGACGGCGCGGATCCGCATCTTCCGCGGACGGAACCGCCGCCGGGAGGCCGTCATGAGCCGGACAACGGCGCCCCGATCGCGTCAGGTCATCGATCTGCCTCTCGATGTCCGAACGCAGGAGAAGGCCATAACGGAGAAAGCGCGCTGCGTCGAGGACGGCCGCCTGGCCACGTACCGGCCGGACGGGAGGAATGTGGAGCGGTTCCTGGCTCTGCTGTCCCGGCGGATGAACAGGCAGCTGGCCGTCTCGTTCACGGGCTGCGTCCACTGCGGACTTTGCGCCGATGCCTGCCACTACTCGCTGGCCTTTCCCGACGATCCGCAGATGGCTCCCGTGGCCAAGGCGGATCGGATCCGTAAAATCTTCAAGCGGCATATCGATTGGACGGGGCGGATCGCGCCGTGGTGGGTCGGAGCCCGCCGGCCGGTCGACGACGAGGATCTCAACGAGCTCAAGAACGTGGTCTTCGGCCTGTGCAGCGGCTGCCGGCGCTGCACGCTCAACTGCCCCATGGGGGTCGACACCGCCGGCTTGATCCGCTTCGCCCGCGGCCTCCTGACCGAGCTGGGCATCGTGCCCGAGGGGATCTTCAACGTCAGCCGGGATCAATGGGACACCGGCAACCAGATGGGCGTTTCCGAGGAGGACTATTTGGAAACCTTGGCCTGGATGCGCGACGAAGTCCGGGCCGAGCTGGGAACCGACACGGTCGACATCCCGGTGGACAAAGAGGGCTGCGACTTCCTCTATGTCATCAATCCCCGCGAGATCAAGTTCGATCCGCGATCGATCGGACAGGCAGCGAAGATCTTCCACTTGGCCGGAGAGTCCTGGACGATGCCCCGTTGGGGTTGGGACAACACGAACTTCGGCTTGTTTTCCGGGGACGACGCGCTGGGGGCGTTCGTGGCCGCCAACGCCTACGACGCGGCGACCCGGCTGAAGGCCAAACGGATCGTCATCTCGGAATGCGGCCACGGCTTCCGCTCGACGCGGTGGGAAGGCTACGGCTGGGCCGGTCGCGACCAGGATGTCCCAAGCGAATCGGTGGTCGTCACGCTTTTCCGCTGGCTGGAAGAGGGGCGGCTGCGGGTCGATCCCGGCCGCAACCCGCTGCCCGTGACGTTTCATGACTCCTGCAACATCGCCCGATCCGGGGGGATCACCGAAGAGCCGCGCCGGGTTTTGGCGCGCGTCTGCGCGGACTTCCGGGAAATGACCCCCAACCGGACGGAGAACTATTGCTGTACCGGGGGAGGCGGTCTCCTCTCGATGGCCGAATACCGCCCGGTCCGCTTGGAAGCGGCCGCCGTCAAGGCCCGGCAGCTCGAGGCCACCGGCGCCAAGCTCGTCTGCACGATGTGCCATAACTGCATCGACGGCTTGACCGACGTCATCAAGCACTATGGCCTGGATATGAAAGTCGTCCAGATTCTGGAGCTTGTCGACGCCGCGCTGGTGCTCTGACGCCGGGAGCGGGAATCGACCCATGAAGATCCATCTCGGTTGGGGCGGAAACCTGGGCGATCGGGCCGCCTGTTGGGCCGCCGCCCGCGAAGCCTTGACTTGCAGAGGAGTTCGCCTCCTGCGGGAATCCTCGATCTACGAGACAGAGCCGGTCGGGCGCAAGGATCAGCCCCGGTTTCTGAACGGGGCGGTCGAGGCGGAATCCGACCTGACGCCATGGCAGCTTCTGATCCTGGCCAAGTCGATCGAAGCCGCTCTGGGGCGTCGGTCAACCGGGAAAGACCGTCCCCGGCCGATCGACATCGACATCCTGCTCATGGGGGAGACCGTCCTCCGCACGGCCGGCCTGACCATTCCCCATATCCGCCTGGCCGAGCGACGCTTCGTCCTTGTTCCCTTGGCCGAGATCGCTCCGGGGCTTCGCCATCCGGTCCTGAAGGCCGCGATCCAAACGCTCCTCCGACGATGCCCCGATCCGTCGTGGGTGGAGCTGTGGCCCGGTTGAACAAGCGATTGACAGCCTTCCGCCCAATCGATAGCATC is drawn from Candidatus Aminicenantes bacterium and contains these coding sequences:
- a CDS encoding CGGC domain-containing protein, with amino-acid sequence MTRIGIVICARYQSCGGGKCFRALRERAGAFARYPKEETVEIVGFSNCGGCPGGNIESVPEEMKKNGAQAIHLATGLIVGYPPCPHLRRFKEFIEARYGLPVVIGTHPIPLKYKQVHDRLPFWQESGMADLAGDLLAESPEVMEAYN
- a CDS encoding (Fe-S)-binding protein; the encoded protein is MSRTTAPRSRQVIDLPLDVRTQEKAITEKARCVEDGRLATYRPDGRNVERFLALLSRRMNRQLAVSFTGCVHCGLCADACHYSLAFPDDPQMAPVAKADRIRKIFKRHIDWTGRIAPWWVGARRPVDDEDLNELKNVVFGLCSGCRRCTLNCPMGVDTAGLIRFARGLLTELGIVPEGIFNVSRDQWDTGNQMGVSEEDYLETLAWMRDEVRAELGTDTVDIPVDKEGCDFLYVINPREIKFDPRSIGQAAKIFHLAGESWTMPRWGWDNTNFGLFSGDDALGAFVAANAYDAATRLKAKRIVISECGHGFRSTRWEGYGWAGRDQDVPSESVVVTLFRWLEEGRLRVDPGRNPLPVTFHDSCNIARSGGITEEPRRVLARVCADFREMTPNRTENYCCTGGGGLLSMAEYRPVRLEAAAVKARQLEATGAKLVCTMCHNCIDGLTDVIKHYGLDMKVVQILELVDAALVL
- the folK gene encoding 2-amino-4-hydroxy-6-hydroxymethyldihydropteridine diphosphokinase; its protein translation is MKIHLGWGGNLGDRAACWAAAREALTCRGVRLLRESSIYETEPVGRKDQPRFLNGAVEAESDLTPWQLLILAKSIEAALGRRSTGKDRPRPIDIDILLMGETVLRTAGLTIPHIRLAERRFVLVPLAEIAPGLRHPVLKAAIQTLLRRCPDPSWVELWPG